Within Caulobacter segnis, the genomic segment GAACGCCGCGGTGATCGTGAACAAGCAGAGCGAGCCGGTCGGCACGCGGATCTTCGGCCCGGTTCCCCGTGAACTGCGCGCCAAGAACCACATGAAGATCATCTCCCTCGCTCCGGAGGTGCTGTAATGGCCGCTAAGATCAAGAAGGGCGACCGCGTCGTCGTTCTGGCCGGCAAGGACAAGGGCAAGCAAGGCTCGGTCCTGCAAGTCCTGCCGAAGGATAGCCGGGTTGTCGTGGAAGGCGTGAACATGGTTTCGCGTCACACCAAGGCGACCCAAGCCGACCCGCAAGGCGGCATCAAGCAAAAGGAAGCCGCGCTGCACGTCTCGAACGTCGCCGTCGTGGACTCCAAGGGCAAGCCCACCCGCGTCGGCTTCAAGATCGAAGGCGACAAGAAGGTGCGCGTCGCCAAGACGACCGGCGAGGTGATCAATGGCTGATCAAGCTTACGAGCCCCGGCTGAAGACCGTTTATCGCGAGCGCATCCGCGCCGCGATGAAGGAGCAGTTCGGCTACACCAACGAGATGCAGATCCCCAAGCTGGACAAGATCGTCCTGAACATGGGTATCGGCGAGGCCGTGGCCGACTCCAAGAAGGTCCAGACCGCTCTGAAGGACCTGCAGGCGATCGCCGGCCAAAAGCCCGTCGCCACCAAGGCCCGCAAGTCGATCGCCGGCTTCAAGCTGCGCGAAGGCATGGTGGTCGGCGGCAAGGTCACCCTCCGCAAGGACCGGATGTACGAATTCCTGGACCGCCTGGTCACGATCGCGCTGCCGCGCGTGAAGGACTTCCGCGGCCTGAACGGCAAGAGCTTCGACGGCCGTGGCAACTACGCCATGGGCCTGAAGGAGCACCTGGTGTTCCCGGAAATCAACTATGACCAGATCGAACAGATCTGGGGCATGGACATCATCGTCTGCACCACTGCGAACTCCGACCAGGAAGCCAAGGCTCTCCTGAAGGAATTCCAGTTCCCGTTCGTGAACTAAGAGCGGGAAGGGAAAGAAACCATGGCCAAGAAAAGCGCCGTCAACCGCAACGAAGCCGTCAAGGCTCTCGTCAAGAAGTTCGCCGAGAAGCGCGCCGCGCTGAAGGCGATCGCCAACGACGAAAGCCTGCCGCTCGAGGAGCGCTTCGACGCTCGCCTCAAGCTCGCCAAGCTGCCGCGTAACAGCGCCGCGATCCGCATCCGCAATCGCTGCGAAGTCACGGGCCGTCCGCGCGCCTACTACCGCAAGCTGAAGATGAGCCGTATCGCGCTCCGCGAACTGGGTTCGCAGGGTCAGATCCCCGGCCTCGTCAAGTCGAGCTGGTAAGGACGATCAGATGTCGATGAACGATCCCCTGAGCGACCTGATCGCTCGCATCAAGAACGCCGCCACGCGCAAGCGCAACAAGGTCTCGACGCCGGCTTCCAAGCTGCGCGCCCGCGTCCTCGACGTGCTGGCCGACGAAGGCTACATCCGCGGCTACTCGCTGATCGAGAAGCCCGGTGCGTTCCCCGAATTCGAGATCGAGCTCAAGTACTTCGACGGTGAGCCCGTGATCGCCGAGATCAGCCGCGTGTCCAAGCCTGGCCGTCGCGTCTATTCGTCGATCAAGGACCTGAAGCCGATCAAGAACGGCCTGGGCATCTCGATCCTTTCGACGCCGAAGGGCGTCATGTCGGACACCGCTGCACGCGACGCTAACGTCGGCGGCGAAGTCCTCTGCCGCGTCTACTAGGCGCGGGAGGGAAAGAGCATGTCACGTATCGGTAAGAAAGCCGTCGCAATCCCCTCGGGCGTGCAAGTCACGCTCGCGGGTCAGACGGTCACGGTGAAGGGCCCCAAGGGTCAACTGTCGTGGACGATCGCCGACGAAGTCGAAGTCAAGCAAGAGGGCGCTGAGCTCCTGCTGGCTCCGCGCGTCGACACGAAGCGCGCCAAGGGCATGTGGGGTCTGTCCCGCACGCTGGTGGCCAACATGGTGCACGGTGTGACCGCCGGCTTCGAGGAAAACCTCGAACTGGTCGGCGTCGGTTACCGCGCGGCCATGAAGGGCACCGCCCTCAGCCTCCAACTCGGTTTCAGCCACGACGTGGACGTTCCGGCCCCGGCCGGCATCACGTTCGCGACGCCGAAGCAAACCGAAATCAAGATCGCCGGCATCGATAAGCAGGCGGTCGGCGAGATTGCCGCGAAGATCCGCCGCATTCGTCCGCCTGAGCCGTACAAGGGCAAGGGCGTGCGCTATGCTGGCGAGAAGGTTCGCCGCAAGGAAGGCAAGAAGAAGTAAGCCATGGCGCTCTCTCCTCGTGAATCGGCGGCCAAGCGCGCTCAGCGCGTTCGCACCCGCCTCAAGAGCCTCGCCAACGGTCGTCCGCGTCTGTCGGTCTTCCGTTCGTCGAAGAACATCTACGCCCAGATCATCGATGATGAACGCGGCGTGACCCTGGCGTCGGCTTCCACTCTGGAAGCCGAAGGCAAGGGCGCGGACAAGGATGCCGCCGCCGCTGTCGGCAAGCTCGTCGCCGAGCGCGCCATCGAAAAGGGCGTCAAGGACGTCGTCTTCGATCGTGGTGGTTACATCTTCCACGGCCGGGTGAAAGCCCTGGCCGACGCCGCGCGCGAAGCCGGCCTGAACTTCTAAGGGAAACAGAATGGCTCGTGGTGAACAACAGCGCGGTGAAGGCGGTCAACGCCGTGACCGTCGCGACCGCAACGCCCCCGAAGAGCGGGTCGACAGCGACATCGTCGAAAAGCTCGTCCACATCAACCGCGTCGCCGCCACCGTGAAGGGTGGCCGTCGCTTCAGCTTCGCCGCTCTGATGGTCGTTGGCGACCAAAAGGGCCGCGTCGGCTTCGGTCATGGCAAGGCGCGTGAAGTGCCGGAAGCCATCCGCAAGGCGACCGAAGAAGCCAAGAAGACGATGATCCGCGTTCCGCTGCGCGAATCCCGCACCCTGCACCACGACGGCGCTGGCCGTTGGGGCGCTGGCAAGGTGATGATGCGCGCGGCGCCTCCCGGCACCGGCGTCATCGCCGGCGGTCCGATGCGCGCGGTTCTCGAAACCCTGGGCGTCCAGGACGTCGTGGCCAAGTCGACGGGTTCCTCGAACCCGTACAACATGGTTCGCGCCACGTTCGAGGCCCTGAAGGTGCAGTCGTCGCCCCGCCAGATCGCCGCCAAGCGCGGCAAGAAGGTTGGCGACATCCTCGGCCGTCGCGCCGACGGCGCCTCGGCGCCGGAAGCCATCGAGGGCTAAGTCATGGCTGAAGCTAAGCAAGTCACGGTGCGCCAAACCGGCAGCCCGATCCGTCGTGAAAAGGACCAGCGCGCCACGCTCGCCGGTCTGGGTCTCAACAAGCTGGGCCGCACGTCCACGCTGGAAGACACCCCGTCGGTCCGCGGCATGATCCGCAAGGTCGCGCACCTGCTGGAAATCGTCGAGTAGTCCGCTACCCGACGACGAAAGATCGCCACCCCGGTGAAAGCCGGGGTGGTTTTCGTTTGAAATCTCACTTCAGCCTTGAGTTTCCTGGCGATTTGGGGTTTTAAGCGCGCTCTGATTTTCAAAAGCCGAGTCCAGCCGCTGGCTGGGCGCAGATCTCCAAGGAGAGGCACATATGACCAAGCTGAACGAACTGGCCCCGCAGGAAGGTTCGACCAAGAGCCGCATGCGCGTCGGCCGCGGCCCGGGTTCGGGCAAGGGCAAGACCGCCGGTCGCGGTGTGAAGGGTCAGAAGGCGCGCTCGGGCGTCGCCATCAACGGCTTCGAAGGCGGTCAAATGCCGCTGCACATGCGTATGCCGAAGCGCGGCTTCAACAACCCCTTCCGCCTCGAGTTCGCCGAAGTGAACCTGTGGCGCCTGGAACAGGCCGTCGCCGCTGGCAAGTTCAAGAAGGGCGCCGAGCTGGGCGCCGCTGAACTGGTCGCCGCCGGCGTGATCCGTCGCGAACTGGACGGCGTGAAGCTGCTGGGCAAGGGCGAGATCAAGACCGCCCTGAAGCTGACCGTCTACTCGGCCACCGAAGCCGCCATCAAGGCCGTGGAAGCGGCCGGTGGTTCGGTCACCGTGACCAAGAAGGCCAAGGCGCAAGCCGAAGCCTAATCCATAAAAACTGTCATCCCGGCCAAGCGCGTAGCGCGCCGAGCCGGGACCGCGGCAAGCGCCGACGTTTCCGGCGGTCCCGGCTCTACACTTCGTTCCGGCCGGGATGACAGTTCTTTTCGAGGCTCGCCGTGACAACGCGGCGAGCCTCACCTATTTGTGGCGCTCTCCTCGGATCAGCCTGGTCCGGGAAACCTAATTTCAGAGCGCGGTCGCCGCCGAAGCGGTATCAGCTTCGGCCATCGCGCTCCTGAGTCGTGGGGATCTGAATGGCCTCGGCCGCCGAACAACTCGCAGCCAACATGAATTTCTCGTCGTTCCAAAAGGCGACGGAACTTCACAAGCGTATCTGGTTCACGATCATCGCCCTGGTCGTCTACCGCCTTGGCACCTACGTTCCGATCCCCGGCATCGACCC encodes:
- the rplE gene encoding 50S ribosomal protein L5, with product MADQAYEPRLKTVYRERIRAAMKEQFGYTNEMQIPKLDKIVLNMGIGEAVADSKKVQTALKDLQAIAGQKPVATKARKSIAGFKLREGMVVGGKVTLRKDRMYEFLDRLVTIALPRVKDFRGLNGKSFDGRGNYAMGLKEHLVFPEINYDQIEQIWGMDIIVCTTANSDQEAKALLKEFQFPFVN
- the rplX gene encoding 50S ribosomal protein L24 → MAAKIKKGDRVVVLAGKDKGKQGSVLQVLPKDSRVVVEGVNMVSRHTKATQADPQGGIKQKEAALHVSNVAVVDSKGKPTRVGFKIEGDKKVRVAKTTGEVING
- the rplR gene encoding 50S ribosomal protein L18; this encodes MALSPRESAAKRAQRVRTRLKSLANGRPRLSVFRSSKNIYAQIIDDERGVTLASASTLEAEGKGADKDAAAAVGKLVAERAIEKGVKDVVFDRGGYIFHGRVKALADAAREAGLNF
- the rplO gene encoding 50S ribosomal protein L15; translated protein: MTKLNELAPQEGSTKSRMRVGRGPGSGKGKTAGRGVKGQKARSGVAINGFEGGQMPLHMRMPKRGFNNPFRLEFAEVNLWRLEQAVAAGKFKKGAELGAAELVAAGVIRRELDGVKLLGKGEIKTALKLTVYSATEAAIKAVEAAGGSVTVTKKAKAQAEA
- the rpmD gene encoding 50S ribosomal protein L30, which codes for MAEAKQVTVRQTGSPIRREKDQRATLAGLGLNKLGRTSTLEDTPSVRGMIRKVAHLLEIVE
- the rpsN gene encoding 30S ribosomal protein S14, which encodes MAKKSAVNRNEAVKALVKKFAEKRAALKAIANDESLPLEERFDARLKLAKLPRNSAAIRIRNRCEVTGRPRAYYRKLKMSRIALRELGSQGQIPGLVKSSW
- the rplF gene encoding 50S ribosomal protein L6, encoding MSRIGKKAVAIPSGVQVTLAGQTVTVKGPKGQLSWTIADEVEVKQEGAELLLAPRVDTKRAKGMWGLSRTLVANMVHGVTAGFEENLELVGVGYRAAMKGTALSLQLGFSHDVDVPAPAGITFATPKQTEIKIAGIDKQAVGEIAAKIRRIRPPEPYKGKGVRYAGEKVRRKEGKKK
- the rpsE gene encoding 30S ribosomal protein S5, whose translation is MARGEQQRGEGGQRRDRRDRNAPEERVDSDIVEKLVHINRVAATVKGGRRFSFAALMVVGDQKGRVGFGHGKAREVPEAIRKATEEAKKTMIRVPLRESRTLHHDGAGRWGAGKVMMRAAPPGTGVIAGGPMRAVLETLGVQDVVAKSTGSSNPYNMVRATFEALKVQSSPRQIAAKRGKKVGDILGRRADGASAPEAIEG
- the rpsH gene encoding 30S ribosomal protein S8, which produces MSMNDPLSDLIARIKNAATRKRNKVSTPASKLRARVLDVLADEGYIRGYSLIEKPGAFPEFEIELKYFDGEPVIAEISRVSKPGRRVYSSIKDLKPIKNGLGISILSTPKGVMSDTAARDANVGGEVLCRVY